A genomic segment from Acipenser ruthenus chromosome 5, fAciRut3.2 maternal haplotype, whole genome shotgun sequence encodes:
- the LOC117402643 gene encoding uncharacterized protein LOC117402643 isoform X6 — protein MDKLICTETFLNRTMEDQHVVTVVTQDSGCGCPHEKSEILKEHPTQPLSFTFVPVVRKLPTQAYANASIHSGKCGQPKCKPNEHLGTQEEATSDMTMLQDGIFKAKIVFIGDSDDEGEAAPVHPHCLEQTNDIARIEPQLQQYKIKSSYKAYAAIPSNTLLLEQKAINREVDNPVYSPVDDKIMSETHAEICSPAQLRPMRRSHSAPISLQKLMDSDAPKNFTMLPRSAGRETKYASFHLLQSGFAEKQLPQHPIVTIHENEALSSKELNNTVRGLSKTDATRCPGIPKMRLQDTTDGHSHGLLQITEEEDEKVNKSFTGMITSPRTISSSINSAAVKMVRETSI, from the exons ATGGATAAACTCATTTGCACTGAAACCTTCTTAAACAGGACCATGGAAGACCAGCATGTG GTTACTGTAGTTACACAAGACAGTGGGTGTGGATGTCCACATGAGAAATCAGAG ATCCTCAAAGAACACCCAACGCAGCCACTGTCTTTTACATTTGTGCCAGTTGTCAGAAAGTTGCCGACTCAAGCCTATGCTAATGCTTCAATACACAGTGGAAAATGTGGACAACCCAAATGCAAGCCAAATGAG CATTTAGGAACACAAGAAGAGGCGACATCTGACATGACTATGCTACAAGACggcattttcaaagcaaaaattgTGTTCATTGGTGATTCAGATGATGAAGGAGAAGCTGCCCCTGTTCATCCTCACTGTCTTGAGCAAACCAATGACATTGCAAGAATTGAGCCTCAGCTTCAG CAATACAAGAtcaagtcaagctacaaggcaTATGCAGCAATACCCTCAAACACACTGCTCTTGGAGCAGAAG GCAATAAACAGGGAGGTTGACAATCCAGTGTACTCCCCTGTTGACGATAAAATAATGTCAGAAACCCATGCAGAG ATATGTTCACCAGCACAGCTTCGGCCTATG CGACGATCCCATTCTGCTCCAATTTCCCTGCAGAAACTAATGGATTCTGATGCACCAAAA AATTTTACAATGCTACCGCGATCTGCTGGGCGGGAGACTAAATAT GCCTCTTTCCATCTGTTGCAATCTGGTTTTGCTGAGAAACAACTG CCTCAACACCCTATAGTGACTATCCATGAAAATGAAGCTCTCAGCTCAAAAGAG CTTAACAACACAGTGAGAGGACTCAGCAAAACAGATGCCACCAGATGCCCTGGCATCCCAAAGATGAGGCTCCAAGATACAACCGATGGCCACAGCCATGGATTACTTCAAATTACAGAAGAGGAAGACGAGAAAGTTAATAAATCCTTCACAGGTATGATAACATCACCAAGGACCATATCCAGTTCTATTAACTCAGCAGCTGTGAAGATGGTTAGGGAAACCAGCATTTAA
- the LOC117402643 gene encoding uncharacterized protein LOC117402643 isoform X5: MDKLICTETFLNRTMEDQHVVTVVTQDSGCGCPHEKSEILKEHPTQPLSFTFVPVVRKLPTQAYANASIHSGKCGQPKCKPNEHLGTQEEATSDMTMLQDGIFKAKIVFIGDSDDEGEAAPVHPHCLEQTNDIARIEPQLQQYKIKSSYKAYAAIPSNTLLLEQKAINREVDNPVYSPVDDKIMSETHAEICSPAQLRPMRRSHSAPISLQKLMDSDAPKNFTMLPRSAGRETKYASFHLLQSGFAEKQLTKPGVIRPVAVIPKFPEEREEYQPNPFRHYLEETSDAELQQPQHPIVTIHENEALSSKELNNTVRGLSKTDATRCPGIPKMRLQDTTDGHSHGLLQITEEEDEKVNKSFTE; the protein is encoded by the exons ATGGATAAACTCATTTGCACTGAAACCTTCTTAAACAGGACCATGGAAGACCAGCATGTG GTTACTGTAGTTACACAAGACAGTGGGTGTGGATGTCCACATGAGAAATCAGAG ATCCTCAAAGAACACCCAACGCAGCCACTGTCTTTTACATTTGTGCCAGTTGTCAGAAAGTTGCCGACTCAAGCCTATGCTAATGCTTCAATACACAGTGGAAAATGTGGACAACCCAAATGCAAGCCAAATGAG CATTTAGGAACACAAGAAGAGGCGACATCTGACATGACTATGCTACAAGACggcattttcaaagcaaaaattgTGTTCATTGGTGATTCAGATGATGAAGGAGAAGCTGCCCCTGTTCATCCTCACTGTCTTGAGCAAACCAATGACATTGCAAGAATTGAGCCTCAGCTTCAG CAATACAAGAtcaagtcaagctacaaggcaTATGCAGCAATACCCTCAAACACACTGCTCTTGGAGCAGAAG GCAATAAACAGGGAGGTTGACAATCCAGTGTACTCCCCTGTTGACGATAAAATAATGTCAGAAACCCATGCAGAG ATATGTTCACCAGCACAGCTTCGGCCTATG CGACGATCCCATTCTGCTCCAATTTCCCTGCAGAAACTAATGGATTCTGATGCACCAAAA AATTTTACAATGCTACCGCGATCTGCTGGGCGGGAGACTAAATAT GCCTCTTTCCATCTGTTGCAATCTGGTTTTGCTGAGAAACAACTG ACCAAGCCTGGAGTTATACGACCAGTAGCTGTTATTCCTAAATTTCcggaagagagagaggagtatCAGCCCAATCCATTCAGACATTACCTTGAAGAGACTTCAGATGCTGAACTTCAACAG CCTCAACACCCTATAGTGACTATCCATGAAAATGAAGCTCTCAGCTCAAAAGAG CTTAACAACACAGTGAGAGGACTCAGCAAAACAGATGCCACCAGATGCCCTGGCATCCCAAAGATGAGGCTCCAAGATACAACCGATGGCCACAGCCATGGATTACTTCAAATTACAGAAGAGGAAGACGAGAAAGTTAATAAATCCTTCACAG
- the LOC117402643 gene encoding uncharacterized protein LOC117402643 isoform X2 translates to MDKLICTETFLNRTMEDQHVILKEHPTQPLSFTFVPVVRKLPTQAYANASIHSGKCGQPKCKPNEHLGTQEEATSDMTMLQDGIFKAKIVFIGDSDDEGEAAPVHPHCLEQTNDIARIEPQLQQYKIKSSYKAYAAIPSNTLLLEQKAINREVDNPVYSPVDDKIMSETHAEICSPAQLRPMRRSHSAPISLQKLMDSDAPKNFTMLPRSAGRETKYASFHLLQSGFAEKQLTKPGVIRPVAVIPKFPEEREEYQPNPFRHYLEETSDAELQQPQHPIVTIHENEALSSKELNNTVRGLSKTDATRCPGIPKMRLQDTTDGHSHGLLQITEEEDEKVNKSFTGMITSPRTISSSINSAAVKMVRETSI, encoded by the exons ATGGATAAACTCATTTGCACTGAAACCTTCTTAAACAGGACCATGGAAGACCAGCATGTG ATCCTCAAAGAACACCCAACGCAGCCACTGTCTTTTACATTTGTGCCAGTTGTCAGAAAGTTGCCGACTCAAGCCTATGCTAATGCTTCAATACACAGTGGAAAATGTGGACAACCCAAATGCAAGCCAAATGAG CATTTAGGAACACAAGAAGAGGCGACATCTGACATGACTATGCTACAAGACggcattttcaaagcaaaaattgTGTTCATTGGTGATTCAGATGATGAAGGAGAAGCTGCCCCTGTTCATCCTCACTGTCTTGAGCAAACCAATGACATTGCAAGAATTGAGCCTCAGCTTCAG CAATACAAGAtcaagtcaagctacaaggcaTATGCAGCAATACCCTCAAACACACTGCTCTTGGAGCAGAAG GCAATAAACAGGGAGGTTGACAATCCAGTGTACTCCCCTGTTGACGATAAAATAATGTCAGAAACCCATGCAGAG ATATGTTCACCAGCACAGCTTCGGCCTATG CGACGATCCCATTCTGCTCCAATTTCCCTGCAGAAACTAATGGATTCTGATGCACCAAAA AATTTTACAATGCTACCGCGATCTGCTGGGCGGGAGACTAAATAT GCCTCTTTCCATCTGTTGCAATCTGGTTTTGCTGAGAAACAACTG ACCAAGCCTGGAGTTATACGACCAGTAGCTGTTATTCCTAAATTTCcggaagagagagaggagtatCAGCCCAATCCATTCAGACATTACCTTGAAGAGACTTCAGATGCTGAACTTCAACAG CCTCAACACCCTATAGTGACTATCCATGAAAATGAAGCTCTCAGCTCAAAAGAG CTTAACAACACAGTGAGAGGACTCAGCAAAACAGATGCCACCAGATGCCCTGGCATCCCAAAGATGAGGCTCCAAGATACAACCGATGGCCACAGCCATGGATTACTTCAAATTACAGAAGAGGAAGACGAGAAAGTTAATAAATCCTTCACAGGTATGATAACATCACCAAGGACCATATCCAGTTCTATTAACTCAGCAGCTGTGAAGATGGTTAGGGAAACCAGCATTTAA
- the LOC117402643 gene encoding uncharacterized protein LOC117402643 isoform X3 has translation MSYGYFIKYSAEFLYSSSQKILKEHPTQPLSFTFVPVVRKLPTQAYANASIHSGKCGQPKCKPNEHLGTQEEATSDMTMLQDGIFKAKIVFIGDSDDEGEAAPVHPHCLEQTNDIARIEPQLQQYKIKSSYKAYAAIPSNTLLLEQKAINREVDNPVYSPVDDKIMSETHAEICSPAQLRPMRRSHSAPISLQKLMDSDAPKNFTMLPRSAGRETKYASFHLLQSGFAEKQLTKPGVIRPVAVIPKFPEEREEYQPNPFRHYLEETSDAELQQPQHPIVTIHENEALSSKELNNTVRGLSKTDATRCPGIPKMRLQDTTDGHSHGLLQITEEEDEKVNKSFTGMITSPRTISSSINSAAVKMVRETSI, from the exons ATGTCATAtggatattttattaaatattcagCTGAGTTTCTATACAGTAGTTCACAGAAG ATCCTCAAAGAACACCCAACGCAGCCACTGTCTTTTACATTTGTGCCAGTTGTCAGAAAGTTGCCGACTCAAGCCTATGCTAATGCTTCAATACACAGTGGAAAATGTGGACAACCCAAATGCAAGCCAAATGAG CATTTAGGAACACAAGAAGAGGCGACATCTGACATGACTATGCTACAAGACggcattttcaaagcaaaaattgTGTTCATTGGTGATTCAGATGATGAAGGAGAAGCTGCCCCTGTTCATCCTCACTGTCTTGAGCAAACCAATGACATTGCAAGAATTGAGCCTCAGCTTCAG CAATACAAGAtcaagtcaagctacaaggcaTATGCAGCAATACCCTCAAACACACTGCTCTTGGAGCAGAAG GCAATAAACAGGGAGGTTGACAATCCAGTGTACTCCCCTGTTGACGATAAAATAATGTCAGAAACCCATGCAGAG ATATGTTCACCAGCACAGCTTCGGCCTATG CGACGATCCCATTCTGCTCCAATTTCCCTGCAGAAACTAATGGATTCTGATGCACCAAAA AATTTTACAATGCTACCGCGATCTGCTGGGCGGGAGACTAAATAT GCCTCTTTCCATCTGTTGCAATCTGGTTTTGCTGAGAAACAACTG ACCAAGCCTGGAGTTATACGACCAGTAGCTGTTATTCCTAAATTTCcggaagagagagaggagtatCAGCCCAATCCATTCAGACATTACCTTGAAGAGACTTCAGATGCTGAACTTCAACAG CCTCAACACCCTATAGTGACTATCCATGAAAATGAAGCTCTCAGCTCAAAAGAG CTTAACAACACAGTGAGAGGACTCAGCAAAACAGATGCCACCAGATGCCCTGGCATCCCAAAGATGAGGCTCCAAGATACAACCGATGGCCACAGCCATGGATTACTTCAAATTACAGAAGAGGAAGACGAGAAAGTTAATAAATCCTTCACAGGTATGATAACATCACCAAGGACCATATCCAGTTCTATTAACTCAGCAGCTGTGAAGATGGTTAGGGAAACCAGCATTTAA
- the LOC117402643 gene encoding uncharacterized protein LOC117402643 isoform X7, protein MDKLICTETFLNRTMEDQHVVTVVTQDSGCGCPHEKSEILKEHPTQPLSFTFVPVVRKLPTQAYANASIHSGKCGQPKCKPNEHLGTQEEATSDMTMLQDGIFKAKIVFIGDSDDEGEAAPVHPHCLEQTNDIARIEPQLQQYKIKSSYKAYAAIPSNTLLLEQKAINREVDNPVYSPVDDKIMSETHAEICSPAQLRPMRRSHSAPISLQKLMDSDAPKNFTMLPRSAGRETKYPQHPIVTIHENEALSSKELNNTVRGLSKTDATRCPGIPKMRLQDTTDGHSHGLLQITEEEDEKVNKSFTGMITSPRTISSSINSAAVKMVRETSI, encoded by the exons ATGGATAAACTCATTTGCACTGAAACCTTCTTAAACAGGACCATGGAAGACCAGCATGTG GTTACTGTAGTTACACAAGACAGTGGGTGTGGATGTCCACATGAGAAATCAGAG ATCCTCAAAGAACACCCAACGCAGCCACTGTCTTTTACATTTGTGCCAGTTGTCAGAAAGTTGCCGACTCAAGCCTATGCTAATGCTTCAATACACAGTGGAAAATGTGGACAACCCAAATGCAAGCCAAATGAG CATTTAGGAACACAAGAAGAGGCGACATCTGACATGACTATGCTACAAGACggcattttcaaagcaaaaattgTGTTCATTGGTGATTCAGATGATGAAGGAGAAGCTGCCCCTGTTCATCCTCACTGTCTTGAGCAAACCAATGACATTGCAAGAATTGAGCCTCAGCTTCAG CAATACAAGAtcaagtcaagctacaaggcaTATGCAGCAATACCCTCAAACACACTGCTCTTGGAGCAGAAG GCAATAAACAGGGAGGTTGACAATCCAGTGTACTCCCCTGTTGACGATAAAATAATGTCAGAAACCCATGCAGAG ATATGTTCACCAGCACAGCTTCGGCCTATG CGACGATCCCATTCTGCTCCAATTTCCCTGCAGAAACTAATGGATTCTGATGCACCAAAA AATTTTACAATGCTACCGCGATCTGCTGGGCGGGAGACTAAATAT CCTCAACACCCTATAGTGACTATCCATGAAAATGAAGCTCTCAGCTCAAAAGAG CTTAACAACACAGTGAGAGGACTCAGCAAAACAGATGCCACCAGATGCCCTGGCATCCCAAAGATGAGGCTCCAAGATACAACCGATGGCCACAGCCATGGATTACTTCAAATTACAGAAGAGGAAGACGAGAAAGTTAATAAATCCTTCACAGGTATGATAACATCACCAAGGACCATATCCAGTTCTATTAACTCAGCAGCTGTGAAGATGGTTAGGGAAACCAGCATTTAA
- the LOC117402643 gene encoding uncharacterized protein LOC117402643 isoform X1, producing MDKLICTETFLNRTMEDQHVVTVVTQDSGCGCPHEKSEILKEHPTQPLSFTFVPVVRKLPTQAYANASIHSGKCGQPKCKPNEHLGTQEEATSDMTMLQDGIFKAKIVFIGDSDDEGEAAPVHPHCLEQTNDIARIEPQLQQYKIKSSYKAYAAIPSNTLLLEQKAINREVDNPVYSPVDDKIMSETHAEICSPAQLRPMRRSHSAPISLQKLMDSDAPKNFTMLPRSAGRETKYASFHLLQSGFAEKQLTKPGVIRPVAVIPKFPEEREEYQPNPFRHYLEETSDAELQQPQHPIVTIHENEALSSKELNNTVRGLSKTDATRCPGIPKMRLQDTTDGHSHGLLQITEEEDEKVNKSFTGMITSPRTISSSINSAAVKMVRETSI from the exons ATGGATAAACTCATTTGCACTGAAACCTTCTTAAACAGGACCATGGAAGACCAGCATGTG GTTACTGTAGTTACACAAGACAGTGGGTGTGGATGTCCACATGAGAAATCAGAG ATCCTCAAAGAACACCCAACGCAGCCACTGTCTTTTACATTTGTGCCAGTTGTCAGAAAGTTGCCGACTCAAGCCTATGCTAATGCTTCAATACACAGTGGAAAATGTGGACAACCCAAATGCAAGCCAAATGAG CATTTAGGAACACAAGAAGAGGCGACATCTGACATGACTATGCTACAAGACggcattttcaaagcaaaaattgTGTTCATTGGTGATTCAGATGATGAAGGAGAAGCTGCCCCTGTTCATCCTCACTGTCTTGAGCAAACCAATGACATTGCAAGAATTGAGCCTCAGCTTCAG CAATACAAGAtcaagtcaagctacaaggcaTATGCAGCAATACCCTCAAACACACTGCTCTTGGAGCAGAAG GCAATAAACAGGGAGGTTGACAATCCAGTGTACTCCCCTGTTGACGATAAAATAATGTCAGAAACCCATGCAGAG ATATGTTCACCAGCACAGCTTCGGCCTATG CGACGATCCCATTCTGCTCCAATTTCCCTGCAGAAACTAATGGATTCTGATGCACCAAAA AATTTTACAATGCTACCGCGATCTGCTGGGCGGGAGACTAAATAT GCCTCTTTCCATCTGTTGCAATCTGGTTTTGCTGAGAAACAACTG ACCAAGCCTGGAGTTATACGACCAGTAGCTGTTATTCCTAAATTTCcggaagagagagaggagtatCAGCCCAATCCATTCAGACATTACCTTGAAGAGACTTCAGATGCTGAACTTCAACAG CCTCAACACCCTATAGTGACTATCCATGAAAATGAAGCTCTCAGCTCAAAAGAG CTTAACAACACAGTGAGAGGACTCAGCAAAACAGATGCCACCAGATGCCCTGGCATCCCAAAGATGAGGCTCCAAGATACAACCGATGGCCACAGCCATGGATTACTTCAAATTACAGAAGAGGAAGACGAGAAAGTTAATAAATCCTTCACAGGTATGATAACATCACCAAGGACCATATCCAGTTCTATTAACTCAGCAGCTGTGAAGATGGTTAGGGAAACCAGCATTTAA
- the LOC117402643 gene encoding uncharacterized protein LOC117402643 isoform X4 yields the protein MDKLICTETFLNRTMEDQHVVTVVTQDSGCGCPHEKSEILKEHPTQPLSFTFVPVVRKLPTQAYANASIHSGKCGQPKCKPNEHLGTQEEATSDMTMLQDGIFKAKIVFIGDSDDEGEAAPVHPHCLEQTNDIARIEPQLQQYKIKSSYKAYAAIPSNTLLLEQKAINREVDNPVYSPVDDKIMSETHAEICSPAQLRPMRRSHSAPISLQKLMDSDAPKNFTMLPRSAGRETKYASFHLLQSGFAEKQLTKPGVIRPVAVIPKFPEEREEYQPNPFRHYLEETSDAELQQPQHPIVTIHENEALSSKELNNTVRGLSKTDATRCPGIPKMRLQDTTDGHSHGLLQITEEEDEKVNKSFTA from the exons ATGGATAAACTCATTTGCACTGAAACCTTCTTAAACAGGACCATGGAAGACCAGCATGTG GTTACTGTAGTTACACAAGACAGTGGGTGTGGATGTCCACATGAGAAATCAGAG ATCCTCAAAGAACACCCAACGCAGCCACTGTCTTTTACATTTGTGCCAGTTGTCAGAAAGTTGCCGACTCAAGCCTATGCTAATGCTTCAATACACAGTGGAAAATGTGGACAACCCAAATGCAAGCCAAATGAG CATTTAGGAACACAAGAAGAGGCGACATCTGACATGACTATGCTACAAGACggcattttcaaagcaaaaattgTGTTCATTGGTGATTCAGATGATGAAGGAGAAGCTGCCCCTGTTCATCCTCACTGTCTTGAGCAAACCAATGACATTGCAAGAATTGAGCCTCAGCTTCAG CAATACAAGAtcaagtcaagctacaaggcaTATGCAGCAATACCCTCAAACACACTGCTCTTGGAGCAGAAG GCAATAAACAGGGAGGTTGACAATCCAGTGTACTCCCCTGTTGACGATAAAATAATGTCAGAAACCCATGCAGAG ATATGTTCACCAGCACAGCTTCGGCCTATG CGACGATCCCATTCTGCTCCAATTTCCCTGCAGAAACTAATGGATTCTGATGCACCAAAA AATTTTACAATGCTACCGCGATCTGCTGGGCGGGAGACTAAATAT GCCTCTTTCCATCTGTTGCAATCTGGTTTTGCTGAGAAACAACTG ACCAAGCCTGGAGTTATACGACCAGTAGCTGTTATTCCTAAATTTCcggaagagagagaggagtatCAGCCCAATCCATTCAGACATTACCTTGAAGAGACTTCAGATGCTGAACTTCAACAG CCTCAACACCCTATAGTGACTATCCATGAAAATGAAGCTCTCAGCTCAAAAGAG CTTAACAACACAGTGAGAGGACTCAGCAAAACAGATGCCACCAGATGCCCTGGCATCCCAAAGATGAGGCTCCAAGATACAACCGATGGCCACAGCCATGGATTACTTCAAATTACAGAAGAGGAAGACGAGAAAGTTAATAAATCCTTCACAG